A part of Syngnathoides biaculeatus isolate LvHL_M chromosome 21, ASM1980259v1, whole genome shotgun sequence genomic DNA contains:
- the zfta gene encoding zinc finger translocation-associated protein isoform X2, whose protein sequence is MDAAELRRAERRAQPEPEPEPPLSLTGRGEVEEEEEEEEEEGEDEAAPGHSDSGAEDGLANGHVAEEEPAAGSAASAGCEGATSYWSISEGPDHPLILSPVPGPSGRKPRARRASRPGLSRIPGRDHRRYYHEYWRSEYLMDFDPLRHGMICMVCGSSLATLKLSTIKRHIRQKHPDSLLWSAADKEVIRSGWESHLSLGGGQGSYGGARGAGTPPQGADESGLSGFPAPAVEATEEPAPSSHRPDRSPAAEADDATRPREAAVRPCARALERYLNASLHAWFRQEFLMEYEAEAGRLLCMVCGGRPPSLHLDHIKNHVLERHPDSLVYSSEEKHRVLQAWAQTHDESENSIQSEANSKDGSSSSRDARPIDKDGDGGAWRKRDPRAGAARPLRLDYLVAYGPRGRSVYCMVCSRVVRGSRVRSFRQHIRQCHPETEALSREEREAVAAAWSKGRGAQDGEPNIFGALRALSAKGVVVAEISTSDASVLNSCGGPNEDSSPDIKEPVKQEEEEEDEEEEVGGVKDTAKDATPRHGHYPGKDQRRNYQVRWRTDFLMDYDCRRHGLICMVCGAALATLKVSTIKRHIQQVHAHSLRYGADERRRAALAYDSAAAGRFVHADDCSLAWDHAGADTGPSHAP, encoded by the exons ATGGACGCCGCGGAGCTGCGGCGCGCCGAGCGCCGGGCTCAGCcggagcccgagcccgagccgcCGCTCTCATTAACTGGACGCGGCgaggtggaggaagaggaggaggaggaggaagaggagggtgagGATGAGGCGGCCCCCGGCCATAGCGACTCGGGAG CCGAGGACGGGCTCGCCAACGGCCACGTCGCCGAAGAAGAGCCCGCGGCGGGCTCGGCGGCGTCGGCCGGATGCGAGGGCGCCACCAGCTACTGGAGCATCAGCGAGGGTCCGGACCACCCTCTGATCCTCTCCCCGGTCCCGGGACCGTCCGGACGTAAACCCCGGGCGCGGCGGGCCTCGCGGCCCGGCCTGAGTCGCATCCCCGGCCGCGACCACCGACGCTACTACCACGAGTACTGGCGCAGCGAGTACCTGATGGACTTCGACCCGCTCCGGCACGGCATGATCTGCATGGTGTGCGGCAGCTCGCTGGCCACCCTCAAGCTGAGCACCATCAAGCGCCACATCCGCCAGAAGCACCCCGACTCGCTGCTTTGGAGCGCCGCCGACAAGGAGGTGATCCGCTCCGGCTGGGAGAGCCACCTGAGCCTCGGGGGAGGTCAGGGGTCTTACGGCGGAGCCCGAGGCGCCGGGACCCCGCCCCAGGGGGCGGACGAGTCGGGGCTTTCGGGCTTTCCCGCCCCTGCTGTTG AAGCGACCGAAGAGCCGGCGCCGTCGTCGCACAGGCCGGACCGCTCGCCCGCGGCAGAGGCGGACGACGCCACCCGCCCCCGGGAGGCGGCGGTCCGGCCTTGCGCGCGCGCGTTGGAGCGCTACCTGAACGCCTCGCTGCACGCCTGGTTCCGCCAGGAGTTCCTGATGGAGTACGAGGCGGAGGCGGGCCGGCTGCTGTGCATGGTGTGCGGCGGGCGGCCGCCCTCGCTGCACTTGGACCACATCAAGAACCACGTGCTGGAGCGGCACCCGGACTCGCTGGTCTACAGCTCCGAGGAGAAGCACCGCGTGCTGCAGGCCTGGGCTCAAACTCACG ACGAGTCGGAGAACTCCATCCAATCAGAAGCAAATTCCAAAGACGGCAGCTCGTCGTCGCGGGACGCGCGTCCCATCGACAAGGACGGCGATGGCGGCGCGTGGCGGAAGCGGGACCCGCGGGCCGGCGCCGCCCGCCCCTTGCGCCTGGACTATCTGGTGGCGTACGGGCCCCGGGGCCGCTCCGTGTACTGCATGGTGTGCTCCCGGGTCGTGCGCGGGAGCAGAGTCCGCAGCTTCCGCCAGCACATCCGCCAATGCCATCCCGAGACGGAGGCCCTCAGCAGGGAAGAGCGGGAAGCCGTGGCGGCGGCCTGGTCCAAAGGCCGCGGCGCCCAAGATGGTGAGCCAAACATCTTCGGAGCGCTGAGAGCGCTTAGCGCGAAAGGAGTCGTCGTCGCAG AAATCAGCACAAGTGACGCCAGCGTCCTCAATAGCTGCGGCGGCCCAAATGAGGACAGCTCCCCTGACATCAAAGAGCCGGTGAaacaagaggaagaggaggaggacgaggaggaggaagtagGAGGAGTCAAGGACACGGCCAAGGACGCTACCCCACGCCACGGCCACTACCCGGGCAAGGACCAGCGGCGGAACTACCAGGTGCGCTGGCGCACGGACTTCCTGATGGACTACGACTGCCGGCGGCACGGCCTCATCTGCATGGTGTGCGGCGCGGCGCTGGCCACGCTCAAGGTGAGCACCATCAAGCGCCACATCCAGCAGGTGCACGCCCACTCGCTGCGCTACGGCGCCGACGAGAGGCGCCGCGCCGCGCTGGCCTACGACAGCGCCGCCGCCGGGCGCTTCGTCCACGCCGACGATTGCTCGCTTGCCTGGGATCACGCGGGCGCCGACACGGGGCCCTCACATGCGCCCTGA
- the zfta gene encoding zinc finger translocation-associated protein isoform X1 — MDAAELRRAERRAQPEPEPEPPLSLTGRGEVEEEEEEEEEEGEDEAAPGHSDSGAEDGLANGHVAEEEPAAGSAASAGCEGATSYWSISEGPDHPLILSPVPGPSGRKPRARRASRPGLSRIPGRDHRRYYHEYWRSEYLMDFDPLRHGMICMVCGSSLATLKLSTIKRHIRQKHPDSLLWSAADKEVIRSGWESHLSLGGGQGSYGGARGAGTPPQGADESGLSGFPAPAVAFCPRPPEATEEPAPSSHRPDRSPAAEADDATRPREAAVRPCARALERYLNASLHAWFRQEFLMEYEAEAGRLLCMVCGGRPPSLHLDHIKNHVLERHPDSLVYSSEEKHRVLQAWAQTHDESENSIQSEANSKDGSSSSRDARPIDKDGDGGAWRKRDPRAGAARPLRLDYLVAYGPRGRSVYCMVCSRVVRGSRVRSFRQHIRQCHPETEALSREEREAVAAAWSKGRGAQDGEPNIFGALRALSAKGVVVAEISTSDASVLNSCGGPNEDSSPDIKEPVKQEEEEEDEEEEVGGVKDTAKDATPRHGHYPGKDQRRNYQVRWRTDFLMDYDCRRHGLICMVCGAALATLKVSTIKRHIQQVHAHSLRYGADERRRAALAYDSAAAGRFVHADDCSLAWDHAGADTGPSHAP; from the exons ATGGACGCCGCGGAGCTGCGGCGCGCCGAGCGCCGGGCTCAGCcggagcccgagcccgagccgcCGCTCTCATTAACTGGACGCGGCgaggtggaggaagaggaggaggaggaggaagaggagggtgagGATGAGGCGGCCCCCGGCCATAGCGACTCGGGAG CCGAGGACGGGCTCGCCAACGGCCACGTCGCCGAAGAAGAGCCCGCGGCGGGCTCGGCGGCGTCGGCCGGATGCGAGGGCGCCACCAGCTACTGGAGCATCAGCGAGGGTCCGGACCACCCTCTGATCCTCTCCCCGGTCCCGGGACCGTCCGGACGTAAACCCCGGGCGCGGCGGGCCTCGCGGCCCGGCCTGAGTCGCATCCCCGGCCGCGACCACCGACGCTACTACCACGAGTACTGGCGCAGCGAGTACCTGATGGACTTCGACCCGCTCCGGCACGGCATGATCTGCATGGTGTGCGGCAGCTCGCTGGCCACCCTCAAGCTGAGCACCATCAAGCGCCACATCCGCCAGAAGCACCCCGACTCGCTGCTTTGGAGCGCCGCCGACAAGGAGGTGATCCGCTCCGGCTGGGAGAGCCACCTGAGCCTCGGGGGAGGTCAGGGGTCTTACGGCGGAGCCCGAGGCGCCGGGACCCCGCCCCAGGGGGCGGACGAGTCGGGGCTTTCGGGCTTTCCCGCCCCTGCTGTTG CGTTTTGTCCGCGTCCCCCAGAAGCGACCGAAGAGCCGGCGCCGTCGTCGCACAGGCCGGACCGCTCGCCCGCGGCAGAGGCGGACGACGCCACCCGCCCCCGGGAGGCGGCGGTCCGGCCTTGCGCGCGCGCGTTGGAGCGCTACCTGAACGCCTCGCTGCACGCCTGGTTCCGCCAGGAGTTCCTGATGGAGTACGAGGCGGAGGCGGGCCGGCTGCTGTGCATGGTGTGCGGCGGGCGGCCGCCCTCGCTGCACTTGGACCACATCAAGAACCACGTGCTGGAGCGGCACCCGGACTCGCTGGTCTACAGCTCCGAGGAGAAGCACCGCGTGCTGCAGGCCTGGGCTCAAACTCACG ACGAGTCGGAGAACTCCATCCAATCAGAAGCAAATTCCAAAGACGGCAGCTCGTCGTCGCGGGACGCGCGTCCCATCGACAAGGACGGCGATGGCGGCGCGTGGCGGAAGCGGGACCCGCGGGCCGGCGCCGCCCGCCCCTTGCGCCTGGACTATCTGGTGGCGTACGGGCCCCGGGGCCGCTCCGTGTACTGCATGGTGTGCTCCCGGGTCGTGCGCGGGAGCAGAGTCCGCAGCTTCCGCCAGCACATCCGCCAATGCCATCCCGAGACGGAGGCCCTCAGCAGGGAAGAGCGGGAAGCCGTGGCGGCGGCCTGGTCCAAAGGCCGCGGCGCCCAAGATGGTGAGCCAAACATCTTCGGAGCGCTGAGAGCGCTTAGCGCGAAAGGAGTCGTCGTCGCAG AAATCAGCACAAGTGACGCCAGCGTCCTCAATAGCTGCGGCGGCCCAAATGAGGACAGCTCCCCTGACATCAAAGAGCCGGTGAaacaagaggaagaggaggaggacgaggaggaggaagtagGAGGAGTCAAGGACACGGCCAAGGACGCTACCCCACGCCACGGCCACTACCCGGGCAAGGACCAGCGGCGGAACTACCAGGTGCGCTGGCGCACGGACTTCCTGATGGACTACGACTGCCGGCGGCACGGCCTCATCTGCATGGTGTGCGGCGCGGCGCTGGCCACGCTCAAGGTGAGCACCATCAAGCGCCACATCCAGCAGGTGCACGCCCACTCGCTGCGCTACGGCGCCGACGAGAGGCGCCGCGCCGCGCTGGCCTACGACAGCGCCGCCGCCGGGCGCTTCGTCCACGCCGACGATTGCTCGCTTGCCTGGGATCACGCGGGCGCCGACACGGGGCCCTCACATGCGCCCTGA
- the zfta gene encoding zinc finger translocation-associated protein isoform X3 produces the protein MDAAELRRAERRAQPEPEPEPPLSLTGRGEVEEEEEEEEEEGEDEAAPGHSDSGAEDGLANGHVAEEEPAAGSAASAGCEGATSYWSISEGPDHPLILSPVPGPSGRKPRARRASRPGLSRIPGRDHRRYYHEYWRSEYLMDFDPLRHGMICMVCGSSLATLKLSTIKRHIRQKHPDSLLWSAADKEVIRSGWESHLSLGGGQGSYGGARGAGTPPQGADESGLSGFPAPAVAFCPRPPEATEEPAPSSHRPDRSPAAEADDATRPREAAVRPCARALERYLNASLHAWFRQEFLMEYEAEAGRLLCMVCGGRPPSLHLDHIKNHVLERHPDSLVYSSEEKHRVLQAWAQTHDESENSIQSEANSKDGSSSSRDARPIDKDGDGGAWRKRDPRAGAARPLRLDYLVAYGPRGRSVYCMVCSRVVRGSRVRSFRQHIRQCHPETEALSREEREAVAAAWSKGRGAQDEISTSDASVLNSCGGPNEDSSPDIKEPVKQEEEEEDEEEEVGGVKDTAKDATPRHGHYPGKDQRRNYQVRWRTDFLMDYDCRRHGLICMVCGAALATLKVSTIKRHIQQVHAHSLRYGADERRRAALAYDSAAAGRFVHADDCSLAWDHAGADTGPSHAP, from the exons ATGGACGCCGCGGAGCTGCGGCGCGCCGAGCGCCGGGCTCAGCcggagcccgagcccgagccgcCGCTCTCATTAACTGGACGCGGCgaggtggaggaagaggaggaggaggaggaagaggagggtgagGATGAGGCGGCCCCCGGCCATAGCGACTCGGGAG CCGAGGACGGGCTCGCCAACGGCCACGTCGCCGAAGAAGAGCCCGCGGCGGGCTCGGCGGCGTCGGCCGGATGCGAGGGCGCCACCAGCTACTGGAGCATCAGCGAGGGTCCGGACCACCCTCTGATCCTCTCCCCGGTCCCGGGACCGTCCGGACGTAAACCCCGGGCGCGGCGGGCCTCGCGGCCCGGCCTGAGTCGCATCCCCGGCCGCGACCACCGACGCTACTACCACGAGTACTGGCGCAGCGAGTACCTGATGGACTTCGACCCGCTCCGGCACGGCATGATCTGCATGGTGTGCGGCAGCTCGCTGGCCACCCTCAAGCTGAGCACCATCAAGCGCCACATCCGCCAGAAGCACCCCGACTCGCTGCTTTGGAGCGCCGCCGACAAGGAGGTGATCCGCTCCGGCTGGGAGAGCCACCTGAGCCTCGGGGGAGGTCAGGGGTCTTACGGCGGAGCCCGAGGCGCCGGGACCCCGCCCCAGGGGGCGGACGAGTCGGGGCTTTCGGGCTTTCCCGCCCCTGCTGTTG CGTTTTGTCCGCGTCCCCCAGAAGCGACCGAAGAGCCGGCGCCGTCGTCGCACAGGCCGGACCGCTCGCCCGCGGCAGAGGCGGACGACGCCACCCGCCCCCGGGAGGCGGCGGTCCGGCCTTGCGCGCGCGCGTTGGAGCGCTACCTGAACGCCTCGCTGCACGCCTGGTTCCGCCAGGAGTTCCTGATGGAGTACGAGGCGGAGGCGGGCCGGCTGCTGTGCATGGTGTGCGGCGGGCGGCCGCCCTCGCTGCACTTGGACCACATCAAGAACCACGTGCTGGAGCGGCACCCGGACTCGCTGGTCTACAGCTCCGAGGAGAAGCACCGCGTGCTGCAGGCCTGGGCTCAAACTCACG ACGAGTCGGAGAACTCCATCCAATCAGAAGCAAATTCCAAAGACGGCAGCTCGTCGTCGCGGGACGCGCGTCCCATCGACAAGGACGGCGATGGCGGCGCGTGGCGGAAGCGGGACCCGCGGGCCGGCGCCGCCCGCCCCTTGCGCCTGGACTATCTGGTGGCGTACGGGCCCCGGGGCCGCTCCGTGTACTGCATGGTGTGCTCCCGGGTCGTGCGCGGGAGCAGAGTCCGCAGCTTCCGCCAGCACATCCGCCAATGCCATCCCGAGACGGAGGCCCTCAGCAGGGAAGAGCGGGAAGCCGTGGCGGCGGCCTGGTCCAAAGGCCGCGGCGCCCAAGATG AAATCAGCACAAGTGACGCCAGCGTCCTCAATAGCTGCGGCGGCCCAAATGAGGACAGCTCCCCTGACATCAAAGAGCCGGTGAaacaagaggaagaggaggaggacgaggaggaggaagtagGAGGAGTCAAGGACACGGCCAAGGACGCTACCCCACGCCACGGCCACTACCCGGGCAAGGACCAGCGGCGGAACTACCAGGTGCGCTGGCGCACGGACTTCCTGATGGACTACGACTGCCGGCGGCACGGCCTCATCTGCATGGTGTGCGGCGCGGCGCTGGCCACGCTCAAGGTGAGCACCATCAAGCGCCACATCCAGCAGGTGCACGCCCACTCGCTGCGCTACGGCGCCGACGAGAGGCGCCGCGCCGCGCTGGCCTACGACAGCGCCGCCGCCGGGCGCTTCGTCCACGCCGACGATTGCTCGCTTGCCTGGGATCACGCGGGCGCCGACACGGGGCCCTCACATGCGCCCTGA
- the zfta gene encoding zinc finger translocation-associated protein isoform X4, producing the protein MDAAELRRAERRAQPEPEPEPPLSLTGRGEVEEEEEEEEEEGEDEAAPGHSDSGAEDGLANGHVAEEEPAAGSAASAGCEGATSYWSISEGPDHPLILSPVPGPSGRKPRARRASRPGLSRIPGRDHRRYYHEYWRSEYLMDFDPLRHGMICMVCGSSLATLKLSTIKRHIRQKHPDSLLWSAADKEVIRSGWESHLSLGGGQGSYGGARGAGTPPQGADESGLSGFPAPAVAFCPRPPEATEEPAPSSHRPDRSPAAEADDATRPREAAVRPCARALERYLNASLHAWFRQEFLMEYEAEAGRLLCMVCGGRPPSLHLDHIKNHVLERHPDSLVYSSEEKHRVLQAWAQTHDESENSIQSEANSKDGSSSSRDARPIDKDGDGGAWRKRDPRAGAARPLRLDYLVAYGPRGRSVYCMVCSRVVRGSRVRSFRQHIRQCHPETEALSREEREAVAAAWSKGRGAQDGEPNIFGALRALSAKGVVVAEISTSDASVLNSCGGPNEDSSPDIKEPVKQEEEEEDEEEEVGGVKDTAKDATPRHGHYPGKDQRRNYQVRWRTDFLMDYDCRRHGLICMVCGAALATLKQSHVECSSTHSLWCQGKMSE; encoded by the exons ATGGACGCCGCGGAGCTGCGGCGCGCCGAGCGCCGGGCTCAGCcggagcccgagcccgagccgcCGCTCTCATTAACTGGACGCGGCgaggtggaggaagaggaggaggaggaggaagaggagggtgagGATGAGGCGGCCCCCGGCCATAGCGACTCGGGAG CCGAGGACGGGCTCGCCAACGGCCACGTCGCCGAAGAAGAGCCCGCGGCGGGCTCGGCGGCGTCGGCCGGATGCGAGGGCGCCACCAGCTACTGGAGCATCAGCGAGGGTCCGGACCACCCTCTGATCCTCTCCCCGGTCCCGGGACCGTCCGGACGTAAACCCCGGGCGCGGCGGGCCTCGCGGCCCGGCCTGAGTCGCATCCCCGGCCGCGACCACCGACGCTACTACCACGAGTACTGGCGCAGCGAGTACCTGATGGACTTCGACCCGCTCCGGCACGGCATGATCTGCATGGTGTGCGGCAGCTCGCTGGCCACCCTCAAGCTGAGCACCATCAAGCGCCACATCCGCCAGAAGCACCCCGACTCGCTGCTTTGGAGCGCCGCCGACAAGGAGGTGATCCGCTCCGGCTGGGAGAGCCACCTGAGCCTCGGGGGAGGTCAGGGGTCTTACGGCGGAGCCCGAGGCGCCGGGACCCCGCCCCAGGGGGCGGACGAGTCGGGGCTTTCGGGCTTTCCCGCCCCTGCTGTTG CGTTTTGTCCGCGTCCCCCAGAAGCGACCGAAGAGCCGGCGCCGTCGTCGCACAGGCCGGACCGCTCGCCCGCGGCAGAGGCGGACGACGCCACCCGCCCCCGGGAGGCGGCGGTCCGGCCTTGCGCGCGCGCGTTGGAGCGCTACCTGAACGCCTCGCTGCACGCCTGGTTCCGCCAGGAGTTCCTGATGGAGTACGAGGCGGAGGCGGGCCGGCTGCTGTGCATGGTGTGCGGCGGGCGGCCGCCCTCGCTGCACTTGGACCACATCAAGAACCACGTGCTGGAGCGGCACCCGGACTCGCTGGTCTACAGCTCCGAGGAGAAGCACCGCGTGCTGCAGGCCTGGGCTCAAACTCACG ACGAGTCGGAGAACTCCATCCAATCAGAAGCAAATTCCAAAGACGGCAGCTCGTCGTCGCGGGACGCGCGTCCCATCGACAAGGACGGCGATGGCGGCGCGTGGCGGAAGCGGGACCCGCGGGCCGGCGCCGCCCGCCCCTTGCGCCTGGACTATCTGGTGGCGTACGGGCCCCGGGGCCGCTCCGTGTACTGCATGGTGTGCTCCCGGGTCGTGCGCGGGAGCAGAGTCCGCAGCTTCCGCCAGCACATCCGCCAATGCCATCCCGAGACGGAGGCCCTCAGCAGGGAAGAGCGGGAAGCCGTGGCGGCGGCCTGGTCCAAAGGCCGCGGCGCCCAAGATGGTGAGCCAAACATCTTCGGAGCGCTGAGAGCGCTTAGCGCGAAAGGAGTCGTCGTCGCAG AAATCAGCACAAGTGACGCCAGCGTCCTCAATAGCTGCGGCGGCCCAAATGAGGACAGCTCCCCTGACATCAAAGAGCCGGTGAaacaagaggaagaggaggaggacgaggaggaggaagtagGAGGAGTCAAGGACACGGCCAAGGACGCTACCCCACGCCACGGCCACTACCCGGGCAAGGACCAGCGGCGGAACTACCAGGTGCGCTGGCGCACGGACTTCCTGATGGACTACGACTGCCGGCGGCACGGCCTCATCTGCATGGTGTGCGGCGCGGCGCTGGCCACGCTCAAG CAATCACATGTGGAATGTTCCTCCACACATTCACTTTGGTGTCAAGGAAAAATGTCGGAGTGA
- the si:dkey-28a3.2 gene encoding uncharacterized protein si:dkey-28a3.2, with protein MPTVKSVPAAAFELDDATPALSAKATRTVGTMTNSGRTRVFTPIRAEPASPTGNAHAPESDEEQVARRREQWRLKKRAQRAKMAARLGKTREKAAPVITASAHFLLRDADRRGGRTQRQTSHKSAQMQRKSARLPQDFVPPSNLPRCRAPWGRILEAQRHLKVKALSTPSAFNIRRIPPMDIKDTPEQILAKQREYWRVKKREQRAKMSMEAKARLKEKDCLMRRVRRYQNILEEMRRARAFAVDPETIGGFVKEDRMVFAGPPRTGPFIGSTGKHGLGGSGNKVHQRASARSTKTNPVQPFSHLTLVRPQSPRKSGFPNPTARPGQASCVMKMLVSDQALPKEDRVAKKREYWRVMKRQQRAARAARLKQGVAEARPALPDQRSKDPRPASAHQAPLLNHNSPTNAIKQEPDLNPVPEQPICPDLKPLALKPEPDPSPAADCQVTTLLAVASMKKLLEESLSTVTDCKGQEPDIGMKVKEEPGGTEAAPVARAPDRQATPCRRPAAATCLQKKREYWKLMKRQQRARLKERRGEGGGGGAAGRLHPRGGQTPTLAARSINAAKAPPKLLPKPSLSPGGSIPAIRGPLGLHESADLDPALPALKPPDNPLSSINLHPILPPARPVRAAPSKQFWSSRPPLNATGPPGCCAGDDDDSLKRKREYWRIKKKEQRARKAVGEKGIAPRRGSRVLPVPDLHAKDLCQRATCNPLSEASESLISNSADARPHCHYGGAVDDEEGPVSDATWRNLYLMDYDPVNQLLVCVACGELQHSHSPEGAAAHIDEAHPHTRALEPAERRRILDAWDEQVSRRERFFARQLQQRGGTGRNV; from the exons ATGCCGACGGTCAAAAGCGTACCTGCCGCGGCCTTCGAGTTGGATGACGCCACCCCTGCGCTCTCGGCGAAAGCCACCCGGACTGTCGGGACGATGACCAATAGCGGCCGGACGCGGGTCTTCACGCCGATCAGGGCCGAACCCGCATCTCCAACCGGGAACGCCCACGCGCCCGAGTCCGACGAAGAGCAAGTGGCCCGTCGTCGGGAGCAATGGAGGCTCAAAAAGCGAGCGCAGCGGGCCAAGATGGCGGCGAGGCTCGGCAAAACCAGGGAGAAAGCCGCACCGGTGATAACGGCGTCTGCTCATTTTCTCCTTCGTGACGCCGACCGGAGAGGCGGCCGAACGCAAAGGCAGACTTCGCACAAATCCGCACAGATGCAGAGAAAATCGGCAAGACTACCTCAGGATTTTGTTCCTCCCTCGAACCTCCCTCGGTGCAGAGCGCCCTGGGGGAGAATTTTGGAAGCTCAAAGACACCTAAAGGTCAAAGCCCTGTCCACGCCCTCGGCGTTTAATATCAGAAGAATCCCCCCGATGGACATCAAGGACACTCCGGAGCAGATCTTAGCCAAACAGAGGGAGTATTGGCGCGTTAAAAAGCGGGAGCAGCGGGCCAAAATGTCGATGGAGGCGAAAGCCCGGCTCAAGGAGAAGGACTGCCTTATGCGCCGAGTCCGACGCTACCAGAACATCCTGGAGGAGATGAGGAGGGCCCGGGCGTTCGCGGTCGACCCGGAGACAATCGGAGGCTTTGTCAAAGAGGACAGGATGGTGTTTGCGGGTCCTCCCCGGACGGGTCCCTTCATTGGCAGCACGGGGAAACATGGGCTCGGGGGGTCTGGGAACAAAGTCCACCAAAGAGCTTCCGCCAGAAGCACAAAGACCAACCCCGTCCAACCTTTTAGTCACCTCACCCTCGTTCGTCCTCAGAGCCCACGCAAGTCCGGTTTTCCCAACCCAACCGCCCGGCCTGGCCAGGCCAGCTGCGTCATGAAAATGCTCGTTTCGGATCAAGCGTTGCCCAAGGAAGACCGCGTGGCCAAGAAGCGCGAGTACTGGAGGGTGATGAAGCGGCAACAGAGGGCGGCACGCGCAGCCCGGCTCAAGCAAGGGGTCGCCGAGGCCAGACCCGCCTTACCGGACCAAAGGAGCAAGGACCCGAGACCGGCTTCGGCGCACCAAGCGCCTCTCCTGAACCATAACAGTCCGACTAACGCCATCAAACAGGAGCCTGACCTAAACCCCGTCCCGGAGCAGCCCATTTGTCCAGACCTCAAACCTCTAGCGCTCAAGCCCGAACCCGACCCGTCTCCAGCCGCAGATTGCCAGGTGACCACTCTGCTGGCCGTTGCCTCCATGAAAAAGCTCCTGGAGGAGTCTCTGAGCACGGTGACCGACTGCAAAGGCCAAGAACCCGACATCGGGATGAAGGTGAAAGAGGAGCCCGGCGGGACGGAGGCGGCCCCGGTCGCCCGAGCTCCGGACCGCCAAGCGACGCCCTGTCGTCGGCCCGCTGCGGCGACCTGCCTGCAGAAGAAGCGGGAGTACTGGAAGCTGATGAAGAGGCAGCAGAGGGCCCGGCTGAAGGAAAGGCGGGGCgagggtggcggcggcggcgccgccggCCGTCTTCACCCAAGGGGCGGCCAG aCTCCGACTCTCGCCGCACGCTCGATAAATGCGGCGAAGGCTCCGCCGAAGCTCCTCCCCAAGCCTTCCTTGTCTCCGGGCGGCAGTATTCCCGCCATCCGCGGGCCTTTGGGTCTTCATGAATCTGCAGACTTGGACCCGGCCCTCCCTGCTCTGAAACCCCCCGACAACCCGCTTTCCAGCATCAACCTGCACCCCATCTTGCCCCCCGCTCGACCCGTGCGCGCCGCTCCCTCGAAACAGTTCTGGTCGTCCCGGCCGCCGCTCAACGCCACGGGGCCTCCCGGGTGTTGCgccggcgacgacgacgactcccTGAAGAGAAAGCGGGAGTACTGGAGGATCAAAAAGAAGGAGCAGAGAGCCAGGAAGGCCGTGGGCGAGAAGGGGATCGCCCCGAGGAGAGGGTCCCGCGTGCTGCCTGTTCCGGACCTGCACGCGAAG GATCTTTGCCAGCGTGCGACTTGCAACCCTTTGAGTGAGGCATCAGAATCTCTCATCAG CAATTCAGCGGACGCCAGGCCCCACTGTCACTACGGCGGCGCCGTCGACGACGAGGAAGGCCCCGTGTCCGACGCCACGTGGAGGAACTTGTACCTCATGGACTACGACCCCGTCAACCAGCTGCTGGTGTGCGTGGCGTGCGGCGAGCTACAGCACTCGCACAGCCCGGAGGGCGCGGCGGCGCACATCGACGAGGCCCACCCGCACACCCGCGCCCTGGAGCCCGCCGAGCGCCGCCGCATCCTGGACGCCTGGGACGAGCAGGTGTCGCGCCGGGAGCGCTTCTTCGCCAGGCAGCTTCAGCAGCGCGGCGGCACGGGCAG AAACGTGTAG